tgacttggcgtgccacatcatttgacacgtgacaccaaactaggcctctaggaagatgtcatCTCGGGCTTAATAAAGTGGTTCATCACTTGCAGTCCAATTAAATAggttagcccaatggattaagacctTTATTTAATCTATATATATTGGCATTATAATTAATCCAACTATATTAGCCCAATAACTTTATTTGAACTAATATAACTTGAATTTAACATATAGTCAAAATATTTTACGGGTTTAATTCCAATAAAATTTACATGCCTACACATCCCTCGCTCCAAATTCATGCCACTGCTAATTTCCTTCAAGTGGAGTATAGTAATATTTTGGAACATGGTTAGATTTTTCCCGGTATACTTTTCATCCAGATCCAGCCTACCGTTAACAAAATGTGTAAAATTACCTTTGACCCTAACGTTCTTTCACTGTAGCACCCAACTCCTCTATAAGTTTTTCTATGTCTGCAGCCAAGTTAGCAAAACAAGCTAGATGTTCGGCAAAATAAACATACTTTTACGCATCCaagttttttcttttaaattcatCCAGTTTAGATTTGAGTTTACACAAATCAATAATGTGAAGCACGAGATAACATTTTCATAATTTAAACTTGTTCAAAATTCTTAGTTAAAATAACTATTTAGGGATCATTTGATAGGGTGTATAAAAATAGTATTGAATATGGTGTATTATTAATACTAAATTTAATTATGCTGAGATTATTTCTTAACGATTGTTTAATTTGGTGTATTAAAAATAATATGCATAAcatatttttttcaaaactatttatttacaaaatacCCTCCAAAAATATTAGAAAGAATATgagaaaagttttgaaatggCAGTTATGTCTTTATACATGCTTATTTATGTATTAAAAATCATGGTATTGCTAATATTATAATTTACTATGTATAGGATTACTGATATTTAGGTTGTATAACTAATATATAACTAAACTGGTTATACATAGATTGAAAAATAATATATCAAATAGGAATTAATAATACCAAGCTAAtacatatattattattttcccCAATCACCGTACCAACATGCATATGAGCTTTCAAAAATAAGTGAAACGCCCCTCAAGTTTTATATACCCACAAATTTGAATCCCCATTTCGTCAAAATCCACAGAGAAAGAGAAACATAGGAGAAAAgcaaagagaaagagagagaaggcAACTAGCCATGGTGAAAGATCTGAGCAACGATCAAATATCCTCCATGAAGGAGGCATTCACTCTCTTTGACACCGACGGCGACGGCAAAATCGCTCCATCGGAGCTAGGGATCCTAATGAGAtcactcggtggtaacccgaccCAAGCCCAACTCAAATCAATAATCGCCGAGGAAAAACTCACCGCGCCGTTCGATTTCAACCGATTTTTAGATCTCatgtcaaaacacctcaaaccggAGCCATTTGATCGCCAATTGCGCGACGCGTTCAAGGTCCTTGATAAAGACGGCACTGGTTTCGTCGTCGTTTCGGATCTAAAGCATATTTTAACTAGTATCGGGGAGAAGCTTGAACCTGCGGAATTTGATGAGTGGATCCGAGAAGTTGATGTTGGATCCGATGGGAAGATCCGGTATGAGGATTTCATTGCTAGGATGGTTGCCAAGTGATTTTTGCATGTGAGTCCTTCTATCTTTTAGCATTTGATGAAAACCCCCCTGAAAGTTTTATACTTGCAGAGTTTGTTCCAATATTTTGTTTAAGCTTATTATTCATGTTGTTTGCGTGGGTTATGTATACCAGTTTGTGTGAAATCAACACTTAATGTACTCGATAAGGTTCGTGCTTCACATTATTGTTTCTGAAGAAATACAAAACATAAATGATATCTTCAATCGCATAATTAGGACCTTTGTTGTTGTGCTGGTACCTACTCCGCACTTTCATATCCGGAAAGCAAAAAAATAGAGGAAATAAGTGTTAACGTACTTGTGCTGGCTAGAGGATGCATGTACTCGGTAGAATAGTCAAGAAGCACGTAATCTAGCTCCGAGACTACCCGTATCCTGAAAGAAGAGTGTGACAACTAGATGAGCCTGAACTAAACTTCTCTTGATCATAGGTCTTTTGAACTTTGAGGTGCAAGTTGTATAAcgtaacccccccccccttttttttcccTCCTATATCCATCTTCCCCCTTATAGGATTGATTGTCAATGGCCACTTTATTTAGTATTAATATTTCATGTCGAAACATATTCTATGTCAAAAATCTTTGGGAGCCAAAGTTAGTAGTTGATTCCTTAAGTATGGAACCAAACTTATTAGTTAATTCCTTAAGTATTCCTTTCTAATATTGGGCATTGTTTAAAATGAAAGAGGTGGATAGATGGGTGATCTTGGGATAATAGCCTTCTTGTGTGTTTGGAGCGAATGAGAATATGGCTAACTTTTAATGATAAGCATCAATTTGGATCTCTCGAGGTTATTCATTTTAGTCAAGTTGGAAAATGGAGAGATGAGCTTCATCTTAAGAGTTGCATCGTTATCCTTCTGCTCATGTGATGTTGCGAAATGAACCTTGAATGACGTTCTCCTTAATACAT
The Nicotiana sylvestris chromosome 11, ASM39365v2, whole genome shotgun sequence DNA segment above includes these coding regions:
- the LOC104231366 gene encoding probable calcium-binding protein CML13, which gives rise to MVKDLSNDQISSMKEAFTLFDTDGDGKIAPSELGILMRSLGGNPTQAQLKSIIAEEKLTAPFDFNRFLDLMSKHLKPEPFDRQLRDAFKVLDKDGTGFVVVSDLKHILTSIGEKLEPAEFDEWIREVDVGSDGKIRYEDFIARMVAK